In Phenylobacterium zucineum HLK1, one DNA window encodes the following:
- a CDS encoding DJ-1/PfpI family protein gives MPRLTILLAVLAAALSLAGAAAARPLVAILADARGTVATDLMAPYAILAESGAVDVQVVSATRGPVRLTPGYAWVRPQASLADLARRPPDVIIVPALEVEDDPARAAWLRDQLARGARIMSICNGARTLAAAGLLDGRQATVHWYSRNEMRKRHPKVRWREDRRWVTDGPITTTAGISAGEPATLQLLRELAGEDVMRATAARLSLPLPDSRHDGAAYRLTLGAMRHAAFNRLAFWTHEDVAVPLSPGFDEIAFGTAIDAWSRTWRSTAWASGAPATVSRHGLVVYRAQTPPGRFDRRAPLPRPDVMLNTFAQVRRAYGGATARFVALQFEHPGFQHLGAAAGRR, from the coding sequence ATGCCCCGCCTGACGATCCTCTTGGCCGTCCTCGCCGCCGCTCTCAGCCTCGCCGGCGCCGCGGCGGCCCGGCCCTTGGTCGCCATCCTCGCCGACGCCCGCGGCACGGTGGCTACCGACCTGATGGCGCCCTATGCGATCCTCGCCGAGAGCGGCGCCGTCGACGTCCAGGTGGTCTCGGCCACGCGGGGGCCGGTGCGCCTCACGCCCGGCTACGCCTGGGTCCGGCCGCAGGCGAGCCTGGCCGACCTCGCGCGGCGGCCGCCCGACGTGATCATCGTCCCCGCTCTCGAGGTGGAGGACGATCCCGCCCGGGCCGCCTGGCTGCGGGACCAGCTCGCCCGCGGCGCCCGCATCATGTCCATCTGCAACGGCGCCCGGACGCTCGCCGCCGCCGGCCTGCTGGACGGGCGGCAGGCCACCGTCCACTGGTACAGCCGCAACGAGATGCGCAAGCGCCATCCGAAGGTCCGCTGGCGCGAGGACCGCCGCTGGGTCACCGACGGCCCGATCACCACCACCGCCGGGATCAGCGCGGGCGAGCCGGCCACCCTCCAGCTCCTGCGCGAACTGGCCGGCGAGGACGTCATGCGGGCCACGGCCGCGCGCCTGTCCCTGCCCCTGCCCGACTCGCGCCACGACGGCGCCGCCTACCGGCTGACGCTCGGCGCCATGCGCCACGCCGCCTTCAACCGGCTGGCGTTCTGGACGCACGAGGACGTGGCGGTGCCGCTGTCCCCCGGCTTCGACGAGATCGCCTTCGGCACAGCCATCGACGCCTGGTCCCGCACCTGGCGCTCGACGGCCTGGGCGAGCGGCGCCCCCGCCACCGTCTCGCGCCACGGCCTGGTGGTCTACCGGGCGCAGACCCCGCCGGGCCGCTTCGACCGCCGCGCGCCCCTCCCCCGCCCGGACGTGATGCTCAACACCTTCGCCCAGGTCCGCCGCGCCTACGGCGGGGCCACCGCCCGCTTCGTCGCCCTGCAGTTCGAGCACCCCGGTTTCCAACATCTCGGGGCCGCCGCCGGCCGCCGCTGA
- a CDS encoding VOC family protein, whose protein sequence is MLNHVMVGSNDIERSKRFYDAVLGTLGAGEAFRHVADTGHTRLFYMHDGSTFCVSEPIDGQPATYANGGTIGFKCGSPEQVKAFHDAALAQGGVSIEDPPGLREGSLGAMHLAYVRDPDGNKLCAIHRPG, encoded by the coding sequence ATGCTCAACCACGTGATGGTGGGATCGAACGACATCGAGCGCTCCAAGCGCTTCTACGACGCGGTGCTGGGGACTCTGGGGGCGGGCGAGGCGTTCCGCCACGTGGCCGACACCGGCCACACGCGGCTGTTTTACATGCACGACGGCAGCACCTTCTGCGTCAGCGAGCCGATCGACGGCCAGCCGGCGACCTACGCCAACGGCGGCACGATCGGCTTCAAGTGCGGCTCGCCCGAGCAGGTGAAGGCGTTCCACGACGCGGCCCTGGCCCAGGGCGGCGTGTCGATCGAGGATCCGCCGGGCCTGCGCGAGGGCAGCCTGGGGGCGATGCACCTGGCCTACGTCCGCGATCCGGACGGCAACAAGCTGTGCGCCATCCACCGGCCGGGGTGA